The sequence tttaaaaaatcgAACATCAGTGGATTTTCTGAACCCAATTTTCACACTCTTCTTTATATCTATTTCGTGGATCCTTGATCAGAATGTAGGGGATTGTACTATGGAGCTTGCAAATATTCGGAGATAACATCTTTAACATCTGTTAGGCTGACTCAAACAGAGTCTGtggaagttctttgagggctcgTCAAAAGTCCGTTTTAAAGTCAATTTAAAAAGGTAGAGTGTCAAGGAAAAGTTTGTCAATTATTGCTGGCGGAGGAACCAAGTCTTCCAGTTTTAAGTAGAAGATACGTTGCAGACCTTGTGTACATAGGGTGCGAAGTTCAGGGAGCTTTCCCAAAAGTTTTGACAAGTAGTTCGGACGATTCAAGCCTCCGCCATTAAATGTCACTTGGTCTTTAAGGCAGTTCACTATCTTGTTTTGAAGTTCTTCAATCCTCTTGGGTTCCTTAAGCCCATGCCTCTCTGTAATGTGAAAATAATAAAACATAATTACCAAAAGGTGAATATAAGAAATGCATTTAAACAGTGTAACATTTGGGAGAGTGATTAAATTGAAGTATATCCTATTTGCGCACCTGTTACCATGGCAAGAGCGGCGATGCAGGAGAATGCTGATATGTCGATGTTCATGCTCTGCAGGTTAGAGGAAAACTCCATAATCGAGTCTATCCATTCCCCAAATCCCCGGACGCACTGCAGCCTGTGTAAGACCACCCCATTGCAAAAAATGAGTTTGCCTTCCACTGGGTTGGACCTGCAATTAATAACAAAGTGTCATTAATTACCTTGAGCAATACATTGGGATTTAAGAGGTTCCTAATTATTGGGTAGCTAATAAAAGCCAAAACAGCGGAGCTTGAAGGGGGCTGATCTTTATTATAGTCGAGGTTATTTAATAATTAAGAAGAGGCTTACCTGTATGCCAGCCGCAGAACAAAAAGTTCCAGGAAGGCTGATTCGAAGAGGAGATCCTGATCCTGTTTCGGAAGATCAGAAAACCCAGGGATCTTCTCCGCCCAACCTCGGATAATCTCCATGGAACCCGTCAGGAGATCATAGAACTGCTGGATGTGCTGGGTGTCGTCTCCAGTCATTTGGTAGTCAGGGTTAGCCTGAAACTAGAATTTCATTTCAACAGGGCTTAATGAGGTCCTTTAAAATATATAACCCGTGAAATTGCAAAGCCTATTTCTAGGACGGGAGTGCTTTTTTACTATTACATTAATGTCTTCTTTTTATTGAGTTCTCCGTTTCAAAGTAATTTACTTAAGTAAAATATGCCACCTGAAAAGACTGAGAAAGTTTAGAATGCAGACCTGTCTTGCACAAAACATTTGAAGTTGTAGTCTGGCAAATGCACATCCAAACAGGATCAAATACATCCAGACATGCACTGCTTTGTACAAACGTTGTATTTTTACTCTAATTATATTATAAATCAGCAGCACAGTGTTTATGTTCATACACAATTTGTTAAAGGGAATTCAATGGTAAACTCACTCTTGAGTAGTCCAAGACAGACATGGACGGGTTGGAATCGACATGAGCCCTAACAAGGGCACTTATGAGACTGACAGGTGGCGAGGGTGGTGAGGGGTCTTGGGGACTTTTAGGTTTGGAGGGAAGACGACCTCTTCGACCTTTTAGATTAGCAGTCCGGACAACTGTGTTGAGAGGAAGACAAGAGAAAATATAGACTTGTATTTAACTTTAATTGTTGTGCGTAAAAGGTTCAACTTGCTTTACGCGCAAATTTTACGCGCAGGACCGCAGGTGTTTTATGGCCATGCATGGACACAAACAATCAAAGTGACCATAATATGTCCTTACCCTCTTTCACCATTCCGACAACCATGCACTTCTGGAAACGGCAGTATTGGCAACGGTTTCTTCGGCGTTTATCGACAGGACAATTTTTGTTCGCTAAACACACATATTTAGCATTTTTCTGAACAGTGCGCTGCAAAGAAAAAGACAACAGGCTTTTAGCATGGACATCAGTGCCTGTACAATGAATACACAGTTGGCACACATTCAGCTGCGCTATGGAGGATAATTGATATTGTAACAGAACATTAATCCTTCCAGTTTTGGACTGTTATATATGCGAGGAACCAGAGaggtagacattcagtaaatacaaATCCGTGGGAATTCATATTTGTACGGCCCTCTGAGACGAACTCTATTTAAAGATGTAAGATTAGGCTATTTAATTGGGGGTTGGAAATGAAATGACCATTCAATTTTACCATGGGGAATATTGCACTTCCTAGTCCAGACAAGACTGTCATTTCACAAAAAGAGCTCACAACACTAACAGTTTTAAATGACGTGATGAAAATTATATCCAAATGTTATTATAGTTGTCATAATTGTTAACTAGGCCTAGTCCCACCACTAATAATAAGGGGAATATTAAAATAACAATACTACAATTATCTGACAAAAATAACAGGACTAATAATACAATTAATAATTGTAATAATTGAATTAGGCTACATAATTCACAATCAACGAATGCCCACCTTAAAAAATCCTTTGCAACCCTCGCAGGTTCTCACTCCATAATGCTGGCAAGCGGCGTTGTCCCCACACACTGCGCACAGACCCTCGTTTGATGGTGATCCTCGGGACGCGGGCGAATGAACTTGGCTGTCCATCAACTGGTGTCCATGGCCGAGCTGAAGGGAGTGAGGGAAGGCTAAGCCGGCCTGTTTCCTTAGAGCACTGGGTACCGCGAAGCTCTGGCTGTCTAAGCCTCGGTGTGCCCCTGGGTTGTCGTGGTTCATGGAGACATGCAGTGGGCCATCGAATCGCATCTGGCAACTCGACACAGGGGTACCAGGAGGGGACTGTTTGAATGAGAATAGTGACAGCCTTGACACCGGGTTTTTGCGCTGCTCTATCATATGAGAGGTCGCTGCCACATAGTTCTGGTGGAAACTGTGGAGAGACCCAGGGTCCTCCCACATGTGATTGGGCTGAACCTGGAAGTTTGGTGTGGTTGGGGCATGAGGTGAGGAGGGTTTGAAGTACATAGAGCCGGAGTGGGCCATCATCTCTTCCGACTGAGGTGGCAAATGGCTCTGCTGATGATAGCTGTGCATCTGGACGTCCTCGACTTTGATTGAGGACTGCTCTCCAGAATGGGACATTTGATATAGACAGGGCGGTTTAACGTCGTAACTGGTGCTATAGTTGTCCATGAATGTACTGAAACTAGGGAGAGAAGTAGTAGCTGTGATCTCAGTGTTGGTCAGGTCCATACTAAACTTAACAAACTCAGGTGTTAAGAAGTCGCAGCTGTATTCTCCAGCGGTGTGGTAGCTGTAGCTCTGCGAAGCGGGGCTGGCTCCTTGCGGTGATGACCCATACTGAGCCTGAACGCAGGGCATGGCTGAAAACGAAAGGGGCAAAATGTTCATGTTCAAATCCATTTGCAAGCTACAAAGTATAGACATGCCAAATCATCTACAAAATAACAATTATTAGAAACAATTCTGATCCGGATCTGATCTGATGTTCAGATAACTTATTGAAGTTGCATGTTTTACACGGACTATCGGAATAATAGTGAACTACGAGATTGATTCATAATCATTCTTTATTATAGACTGTAGAATAAGCTTTCCTACCTTGAGTCTTTGGACTGTTTTTCGGTGACACTTGAAATGGATAATGTTGTCTGGAGGTGTATGGGGTCAGGATTCAAGAAAGTGTGTTTTTTCTGG is a genomic window of Coregonus clupeaformis isolate EN_2021a chromosome 4, ASM2061545v1, whole genome shotgun sequence containing:
- the LOC121551741 gene encoding nuclear receptor subfamily 4 group A member 2, with amino-acid sequence MPCVQAQYGSSPQGASPASQSYSYHTAGEYSCDFLTPEFVKFSMDLTNTEITATTSLPSFSTFMDNYSTSYDVKPPCLYQMSHSGEQSSIKVEDVQMHSYHQQSHLPPQSEEMMAHSGSMYFKPSSPHAPTTPNFQVQPNHMWEDPGSLHSFHQNYVAATSHMIEQRKNPVSRLSLFSFKQSPPGTPVSSCQMRFDGPLHVSMNHDNPGAHRGLDSQSFAVPSALRKQAGLAFPHSLQLGHGHQLMDSQVHSPASRGSPSNEGLCAVCGDNAACQHYGVRTCEGCKGFFKRTVQKNAKYVCLANKNCPVDKRRRNRCQYCRFQKCMVVGMVKEVVRTANLKGRRGRLPSKPKSPQDPSPPSPPVSLISALVRAHVDSNPSMSVLDYSRFQANPDYQMTGDDTQHIQQFYDLLTGSMEIIRGWAEKIPGFSDLPKQDQDLLFESAFLELFVLRLAYRSNPVEGKLIFCNGVVLHRLQCVRGFGEWIDSIMEFSSNLQSMNIDISAFSCIAALAMVTERHGLKEPKRIEELQNKIVNCLKDQVTFNGGGLNRPNYLSKLLGKLPELRTLCTQGLQRIFYLKLEDLVPPPAIIDKLFLDTLPF